The DNA segment CGCGCGGCCACGCCGTCGAACTGCTCGGCATGACCACCAAGGGCGACCAGATCCTCGACCGCACCCTGTCCAAGGTGGGTGGCAAGGGCCTCTTCGTGAAGGAACTGGAAGTTGCGCTGGAAGAAGGCCGTGCCCACGTGGCCGTGCATTCGCTCAAGGACGTTCCCATGGAACTGCCCGAGGGCTTCGAGCTGGCCTGCGTGATGGAGCGCGAGGATCCGCGCGATGCCTTCGTCTCGCCCCGCCACGCCTGCCTGGCCGACCTGCCCCAGGGCGCCGTGGTCGGCACCTCCAGCCTGCGCCGGCAGGTGCTGCTGCAGGCGCTGCGCCCCGACCTCGACATCCAGCCGTTGCGCGGCAACCTCGACACCCGCCTGCGCAAGCTCGACGAAGGCCAGTACGACGCCATCGTGCTCGCGGCAGCGGGCCTCAAGCGCCTGGGCATGGAAGACCGCATCCGCGCCCTGTTCGAGCCCGACGAGATGCTGCCGGCCGCCGGCCAGGGCGCACTGGGCCTGGAGGTGCGCTCCGAGCGCCACGACCTGCTGCAGGCGGTGGCCCCGCTCGCGCACCAGGCCACCTGGCTCTGCGTGGCCGCAGAGCGCGCCGTGAGCCGTGCACTGGGTGGCAGTTGCTCCGTGCCGCTCGCGGCCCACGGCCGGTGGACGGACGCCGGCACCCTGCGCCTGGACGGCGCCTGGGGCGACCCCGAAGGCATCCGCCCCCTGGTGCGCGTGCAGGTGTCCGCGCCGGTCGCCTCTTTGCCCGAAGCCGAGGCGCTCGGCTCCGCCGTCGCGGCGCGGCTGCGCGCGGACGGCGCGCAGATCCCTGCCTGACCGCCGAGCCCACCCGCCGAGCCCGCCTCCACCCGTGCACCGCGCCCCCCCGCCTGCGGCCCCGCGCCGCGCCATCGTCACCCGCCCGGAGCGCGACGCCACGCAGTGGGTCGTGCACCTGCATGCGCGCGGCATCGACGCCGTGGCCCTGCCCCTCATCGCCATCCGGGGATGCGCCCATCCCGAAGCCCGCGCGGCACTGCAGGCAGCCCGCGAAGCCTGGCCCCGCTGGCGCGCGGTGATGTTCGTGAGCAGCAACGCGGCCCACTATTTCCTTGATCCGCCAGGAACGGGCGCCGCACTCTTCGCCGGCGATCCGGCCGCGCTGCCGCGGATCTGGGCGCCCGGCCCCGGCACCGCCCAGGCGCTGCGGCAGGCCGGCGTGCCCGCGGAAGCCATCGACCGGCCCGCGGCCGAGGCCACGCAGTTCGACTCCGAATCCCTCTGGGCACAGGTGGCGCCGCAGGTGCGGCAGGGCGACCGCATCCTCATCGTGCGCGGCGCGCAGGCCGACGGCGACGGCACGGACACCGTCGCAGGCACGGGGCGCGAATGGCTCGCGCAACAGATCGCCGCGGCCGGCGGGCAGGCCGAATTCGTCGCAGCCTATGAACGCGGCGCCCCCGACTTCAGCGCAGAGCAACTGGCCCTCGCCCGCGCCGCGGCCACGGACGGCTCGCTCTGGCTTTTCAGCAGCTCCGAGGCGGTGGCCCACCTGGGCGCAGCACTGCCCGGGCAGGACTGGTCCGGCGCGCGCGCGCTCGCCACCCACCCCCGCATCGCGCAGGCCGCGCAGGACGCCGGCTTCGGGGCCGTGCGCCAGTGCCGCCCGGCCCTGAACGACGTGGTCGCATCGATAGAATCCCACCCATGAGTTCCGAGCCCCACCACGCACCTTCCGCGCCTCCCGCAACCCCGGCGCCCCAGGCCTCCGGCGTGCAGCGCGCCGTGCTGACGCTGCTCGGCGTCGTGGCCGTCGCCGGCCTCGCGACCAGCGTCATGCTGTGGCAGCGCCTCGGCAGCATCCAGGAGCAGCTCGCACGCCAGTCGGCCGATGCGGGCGCGCAGTCCATCGAGGCCCGCACCCTCGCCAACCAGGCGCTGGACATGGCGCGCGACGTCTCGGCGCGCATCGCCGTGAACGAAACCCGCGTGAGCGAAGTCGCCCTGCAGCGCAGCCAGCTCGAGGAACTCATGCAGAGCCTCTCGCGCTCGCGCGACGAGAACCTCGTGGTGGACATCGAATCCGCGCTGCGCCTCGCGCAGCAGCAGGCCCA comes from the Paracidovorax avenae ATCC 19860 genome and includes:
- a CDS encoding uroporphyrinogen-III synthase; translated protein: MHRAPPPAAPRRAIVTRPERDATQWVVHLHARGIDAVALPLIAIRGCAHPEARAALQAAREAWPRWRAVMFVSSNAAHYFLDPPGTGAALFAGDPAALPRIWAPGPGTAQALRQAGVPAEAIDRPAAEATQFDSESLWAQVAPQVRQGDRILIVRGAQADGDGTDTVAGTGREWLAQQIAAAGGQAEFVAAYERGAPDFSAEQLALARAAATDGSLWLFSSSEAVAHLGAALPGQDWSGARALATHPRIAQAAQDAGFGAVRQCRPALNDVVASIESHP
- the hemC gene encoding hydroxymethylbilane synthase yields the protein MHPTSPSTTSAASVLPPIVIATRESRLALWQAEHVQALLRARGHAVELLGMTTKGDQILDRTLSKVGGKGLFVKELEVALEEGRAHVAVHSLKDVPMELPEGFELACVMEREDPRDAFVSPRHACLADLPQGAVVGTSSLRRQVLLQALRPDLDIQPLRGNLDTRLRKLDEGQYDAIVLAAAGLKRLGMEDRIRALFEPDEMLPAAGQGALGLEVRSERHDLLQAVAPLAHQATWLCVAAERAVSRALGGSCSVPLAAHGRWTDAGTLRLDGAWGDPEGIRPLVRVQVSAPVASLPEAEALGSAVAARLRADGAQIPA